A region from the Euryarchaeota archaeon genome encodes:
- a CDS encoding carboxypeptidase regulatory-like domain-containing protein has translation MRATPVFGALIMVAASLAGCVDPGAAPVSPASTDDQSKVTLDFDARLDESRPGAILGVVGDLTFAPLKGAKVSIDTMNVSRVTDESGRYEFIDLENGRYLVSASLEGYFTKTASAVVKNGTIYELNFKLEQIPTKNPYSVPAEAKGQISCHAIASHPFTGDGTEYSCGQLDPNNKDRFRWDLNEDAAGIVIEMRYTPQTSASSRLSLTASTEGFGDLDTDLGRTIGENGYARIDVGPSVLKRYYARGGTFTSFTKLAPSLGDDEQDTSGGLAVNQQFEIVVTVFYVLPGPANYSVYQK, from the coding sequence ATGAGAGCCACCCCCGTTTTCGGCGCGTTGATCATGGTCGCGGCAAGCCTAGCAGGTTGCGTCGACCCTGGTGCTGCGCCCGTTTCCCCTGCGTCCACCGACGACCAGTCGAAGGTGACCTTGGATTTCGATGCTCGGCTCGACGAGTCGCGCCCGGGAGCGATACTCGGCGTCGTCGGCGACCTCACGTTCGCGCCCCTCAAAGGCGCCAAGGTGTCGATCGACACGATGAACGTCTCGAGGGTTACGGACGAGTCCGGGCGGTACGAGTTCATCGATCTTGAGAACGGCCGCTACCTCGTGAGCGCTTCGCTCGAAGGCTACTTCACGAAGACCGCTAGCGCCGTGGTGAAGAACGGCACCATATACGAGCTCAACTTCAAGCTCGAGCAGATACCTACGAAGAACCCGTACTCGGTGCCTGCCGAGGCGAAGGGCCAGATATCCTGCCACGCGATCGCAAGCCACCCGTTCACGGGGGACGGGACGGAGTACAGTTGCGGCCAACTCGACCCGAACAACAAGGACCGGTTCCGGTGGGACTTGAACGAGGACGCCGCCGGCATCGTCATCGAGATGCGCTACACTCCGCAGACGTCGGCGAGTTCCCGCCTCTCCCTCACGGCGAGCACCGAAGGCTTCGGCGACCTCGACACGGACCTTGGACGCACGATCGGGGAGAACGGTTACGCTCGAATCGACGTAGGCCCGAGCGTCTTGAAGCGGTATTACGCGCGCGGCGGCACGTTCACGTCGTTCACGAAGCTCGCCCCGTCGCTCGGCGACGACGAGCAGGACACGAGCGGCGGCCTCGCCGTGAACCAGCAGTTCGAGATCGTGGTGACGGTCTTCTACGTCTTGCCAGGGCCGGCCAACTATTCCGTCTACCAAAAATAA
- a CDS encoding 50S ribosomal protein L37e has protein sequence MSKGTASKGKRNSKTHVRCRRCGKHSFHAGHRVCASCGFGKTAYLRNFSWVKAK, from the coding sequence ATGTCCAAGGGAACCGCGTCCAAGGGCAAGCGTAACTCCAAGACCCACGTCCGGTGCCGCCGCTGCGGGAAGCACTCCTTCCATGCGGGACATCGCGTGTGCGCGTCCTGCGGCTTCGGGAAGACCGCGTATTTGCGGAACTTCTCCTGGGTCAAGGCCAAGTGA
- a CDS encoding small nuclear ribonucleoprotein (Enables 3` processing of polyadenylated mRNAs and tRNA precursors), giving the protein MSKKPLDVLHGSLNGRVIVHLRGNREYRGTLDGYDHPHMNLVLKNVEEVEKTGTPEEKTTKRETVIIRGDNIIYISP; this is encoded by the coding sequence ATGTCGAAGAAGCCGCTCGATGTCCTCCACGGAAGCCTCAACGGCCGCGTCATCGTGCATCTACGTGGCAACCGGGAGTACCGAGGCACACTCGACGGCTACGACCACCCGCACATGAATCTCGTCCTGAAGAACGTGGAAGAGGTCGAGAAGACGGGGACCCCGGAGGAAAAGACGACGAAGCGGGAGACGGTCATAATCAGAGGCGACAATATCATCTATATCAGTCCCTAA
- a CDS encoding glycosyltransferase has product MRIAMFTDTYLPTIDGVVTSLVSTRRLLEKQGHEVFIFAPGDATSRETNVDPNVIFFPGRPLRSYPDYRLPVLPYPVRSHVKRLGIDLVHSHGMAFMGLRAVWVARWLHLPLVMTYHTRVDLATNYIAKSELGERTLARFIWTHLGWYFRRCDAVIAPTQATKDAILAERPTDIAKLYVVPNGVDYSRFAATDASILDGLRLAQDTPVVLSAGRIALEKRLETLIGAAPEIIDALPDAKFIVAGRGPAKAHYEDQVRNAGLSDRFTFTGYIPDAQLGALYERADVFVMPSQFETQGMVALEAMHKGTPVVCASAGGLVDYMRHGENGYMFDPGDSRGLARHAVEAYRHGERVSSAAIETAKSYAIEGTTDRLLHIYDEVRLVPEEERSGVGRVRRYKLLEMIAGR; this is encoded by the coding sequence TTGCGCATCGCGATGTTCACCGACACGTACCTACCCACCATCGACGGGGTGGTCACATCGCTCGTCTCGACTCGACGGCTTCTCGAAAAACAGGGCCACGAGGTCTTCATCTTCGCCCCGGGCGATGCCACGAGCCGCGAGACCAACGTAGACCCGAACGTGATCTTCTTCCCCGGACGTCCCCTTCGCTCATACCCCGACTACAGGTTGCCGGTCCTTCCGTACCCCGTCCGTTCGCACGTGAAAAGGCTCGGCATAGACCTCGTCCACAGCCACGGGATGGCGTTCATGGGGCTACGGGCGGTGTGGGTCGCGCGCTGGCTGCACCTGCCGCTCGTCATGACGTACCACACGCGCGTCGACCTCGCCACGAACTACATCGCGAAATCGGAACTCGGCGAGCGGACGCTCGCGCGTTTCATCTGGACGCATCTCGGATGGTACTTCCGCCGGTGCGACGCAGTGATAGCGCCCACGCAAGCGACGAAGGACGCGATCCTTGCCGAACGCCCGACCGACATCGCCAAGCTCTACGTCGTCCCGAACGGAGTAGATTACTCGCGCTTCGCGGCCACCGACGCTTCGATCCTCGATGGGTTACGCCTCGCGCAAGACACACCCGTGGTGCTTTCCGCCGGACGCATCGCCTTGGAGAAGCGGCTGGAGACCCTCATCGGTGCGGCGCCGGAGATCATCGACGCCCTCCCGGACGCGAAGTTCATCGTCGCCGGTAGAGGACCGGCCAAAGCACACTACGAAGACCAAGTGAGAAACGCAGGGCTCTCCGATCGTTTCACTTTCACAGGATACATCCCCGACGCCCAACTCGGCGCCTTGTACGAGCGCGCCGACGTCTTCGTGATGCCAAGCCAGTTCGAGACACAAGGTATGGTGGCACTCGAAGCGATGCACAAGGGCACACCGGTGGTCTGCGCATCGGCCGGCGGGCTCGTCGACTACATGAGGCATGGCGAGAACGGGTACATGTTCGACCCCGGCGACTCGCGTGGCCTCGCGCGCCACGCGGTCGAGGCGTACCGGCACGGCGAGCGCGTCAGCTCGGCCGCCATCGAGACGGCGAAAAGCTACGCGATAGAAGGCACGACGGACAGACTCCTCCACATCTACGACGAGGTGAGGCTTGTCCCCGAGGAGGAACGCTCCGGCGTGGGGCGCGTGCGGCGGTACAAGCTCCTCGAGATGATCGCGGGCCGGTGA
- a CDS encoding phosphatase PAP2 family protein codes for MTDAITTWGIILGGNFLLIALALFVLAEPPVYSRGRFDWPTAYSVDESVPFVVLFLFVMVVHFVEINVDQAVTDALGWDFTGLVYSFEGHAVAVFQTVSHPSIDYPLLAIYLFGYPFLIYFSPVFYILVKDAKALRLCVLTVAITYVFAIPLYLFFPVYDPWVVSQDPANAWYAGPVIDFRMPEIWPGVAESYWKFTTTNNEIPSLHSGLSAGLAAVAWASGHRRYAAVATLFAVGIPIASLYIGVHWLVDILAGWLFAGIAFTVAWRVRDSVNLERLRLFRISKDGGSAKAELRP; via the coding sequence ATGACCGATGCGATCACGACATGGGGGATCATCCTCGGCGGAAACTTCCTGCTCATCGCGTTGGCGCTCTTCGTCCTCGCCGAACCGCCCGTGTATTCACGGGGGCGCTTTGATTGGCCCACTGCGTACTCCGTCGACGAGAGCGTCCCGTTCGTGGTCCTCTTCCTTTTCGTGATGGTTGTGCATTTCGTCGAGATAAACGTCGATCAAGCCGTGACGGACGCACTTGGTTGGGACTTCACCGGACTCGTCTACTCGTTCGAGGGGCACGCGGTCGCGGTCTTCCAGACCGTGAGCCATCCTTCCATTGATTACCCACTGCTCGCGATCTATCTCTTCGGTTATCCGTTCCTCATCTATTTCAGCCCGGTCTTCTACATCCTGGTCAAGGACGCGAAGGCGTTGCGGCTTTGTGTCCTCACCGTCGCGATCACGTACGTCTTCGCGATCCCGCTCTACCTTTTCTTCCCGGTCTACGACCCTTGGGTGGTCTCGCAGGACCCGGCGAACGCGTGGTACGCGGGGCCCGTGATCGACTTCCGGATGCCGGAGATCTGGCCCGGGGTCGCCGAATCCTATTGGAAGTTCACGACGACGAACAACGAGATCCCGAGTCTTCATAGCGGCCTCTCCGCGGGCCTTGCGGCGGTCGCGTGGGCGAGCGGCCACAGGCGTTATGCCGCTGTAGCGACGCTGTTTGCGGTCGGCATCCCGATAGCGTCCCTCTATATCGGCGTCCATTGGCTCGTCGACATCCTCGCTGGTTGGCTTTTTGCGGGGATCGCGTTCACGGTCGCCTGGCGCGTCCGGGACAGCGTCAACCTGGAGCGGCTGAGGCTTTTCAGAATATCAAAAGATGGAGGTTCGGCAAAAGCCGAACTTCGACCATGA
- a CDS encoding phosphoribosylaminoimidazolesuccinocarboxamide synthase: MELLRKGKVKEVYGVSQTELEFHFTDQISVFDKVIPTLIPRKGETLARTSAFWFKRVERIGIKTHFLSQNAPDKMRVRRVQVIADYAKLDHKTTNYLIPLEVICRHYVAGSLHDRLKAGEVKPETLGFSKAHAPKYAEKLPRPMLEFTTKLEKVDRLLSEDEAKRISGLNETELENVKRTVLRIDEEIARGASERGLVHVDGKKEFAFDQDRELMLIDTFGTADEDRWWDKKRFEAGETVELSKEHVRQYYRKVGYYEKLQEAREARTPEPDIPALPGAVTAEVSALYMNLYERITGEKF, translated from the coding sequence ATGGAGCTTCTCAGGAAGGGCAAGGTGAAGGAGGTCTACGGTGTCTCGCAGACGGAACTTGAGTTCCACTTCACAGACCAGATAAGCGTCTTCGACAAGGTCATCCCGACGCTCATCCCAAGAAAGGGCGAGACCCTCGCCCGGACCAGCGCATTCTGGTTCAAGCGCGTCGAACGCATCGGGATCAAGACGCATTTCCTCTCCCAGAACGCGCCTGACAAGATGCGGGTGCGCCGTGTCCAGGTGATCGCGGACTACGCGAAGCTGGACCACAAGACGACCAATTACTTGATCCCGCTCGAGGTCATCTGCCGCCACTACGTCGCAGGCTCGCTCCATGATCGATTGAAGGCCGGTGAGGTAAAGCCCGAGACGCTCGGCTTTTCCAAGGCACACGCACCGAAGTATGCGGAGAAGCTTCCAAGGCCCATGCTCGAATTCACGACGAAACTCGAGAAAGTGGATCGCCTTTTGTCGGAGGACGAGGCGAAACGGATCTCCGGGCTCAACGAGACGGAGCTCGAGAACGTGAAGCGCACCGTGCTTCGAATCGACGAGGAGATAGCGAGGGGTGCCTCGGAGCGCGGGCTTGTCCACGTCGATGGCAAGAAGGAGTTCGCGTTCGACCAAGACCGTGAACTCATGCTCATCGACACGTTCGGCACCGCCGACGAGGACCGGTGGTGGGACAAGAAGAGGTTCGAGGCCGGCGAGACGGTGGAGCTTTCCAAAGAGCACGTGAGGCAGTATTACAGGAAAGTCGGCTATTACGAGAAGCTCCAGGAAGCGCGGGAGGCGCGTACACCCGAGCCGGACATCCCGGCCCTTCCGGGGGCGGTCACGGCCGAGGTCAGCGCTCTTTACATGAACCTCTACGAGCGCATCACGGGCGAGAAGTTCTAG
- the tmk gene encoding dTMP kinase — MARTRGRLVTFEGIDGSGKTTIARSVAKELRLRGREVLVTREPTGSWLGDVVKSSLRNKPGRLAVDPLAQAHLFMADHAGHLSGIEKVLDSPKTSAIVLSDRFSDSMIAYQGATLASRLGGTGKAMRWLENVQAAYDRAPDVTFLIDVPVPVAMARLESRRTLTDFERPAFLAKVRANYLRLAKRESRYVTINGNKPAGEVAADCMAALRRRRIV; from the coding sequence GTGGCTCGGACAAGAGGGCGGTTGGTCACCTTCGAAGGTATCGACGGTTCTGGAAAGACCACGATCGCGAGATCAGTAGCCAAGGAGCTCCGGCTAAGGGGGCGGGAAGTGCTCGTGACGCGCGAACCCACGGGGTCCTGGCTCGGGGACGTCGTGAAGTCGAGCCTACGGAACAAGCCGGGTCGCCTGGCGGTCGATCCGTTGGCGCAGGCGCACTTGTTCATGGCGGACCACGCCGGGCACTTGTCGGGCATCGAGAAGGTCCTCGACTCGCCGAAGACCTCGGCGATAGTACTTTCCGATCGCTTCAGTGATTCAATGATCGCCTACCAGGGGGCGACCCTCGCCTCGCGCCTCGGCGGCACGGGGAAGGCTATGCGCTGGCTGGAAAACGTGCAGGCCGCGTACGACCGCGCCCCCGACGTCACGTTCCTCATCGACGTGCCGGTACCGGTGGCCATGGCGCGCCTCGAAAGCCGTCGCACGCTAACGGATTTCGAGCGTCCGGCGTTCCTTGCCAAAGTGCGGGCCAACTATCTCCGCCTCGCGAAGCGCGAATCACGCTACGTCACCATAAACGGTAATAAGCCCGCAGGCGAGGTGGCTGCCGATTGCATGGCGGCGCTTCGACGCCGCCGCATCGTCTGA
- a CDS encoding CPBP family intramembrane metalloprotease, with the protein MQPNEENGPPDAKRLVGLRLTTALLGAAVIWYVFARAAELVAEGYTYTPWAVGVVGSLLAAAFGLYAISPRLLEPLCRRAGLEVRRWDHVFAGSVMALLFFVIIGIGIVGETLYNYESIDRLGKTFDDLTLPSATGIVVALMFNFILYMVPVVVWVGLVDGKPGLGTVGALGLATDRLPNRVFLGVATTLLIFGALGVIGLFLFGYGIEAPTNPRALQIASALDLRTAFLVAAFASVGEELFFRGFLQPRIGLWGQAVLFGLAHASYLNVLQVLVTFALAVVYGLIRRRTGDVIAPIVSHFLFDFLMIVLVIYAGQPSPPPPQLAWP; encoded by the coding sequence TTGCAGCCGAACGAAGAGAATGGCCCCCCGGATGCCAAGCGTCTCGTGGGCCTTCGACTAACCACGGCACTCCTTGGCGCCGCGGTGATCTGGTACGTGTTCGCCCGGGCCGCCGAGCTCGTCGCAGAGGGTTACACATACACGCCATGGGCGGTGGGTGTGGTCGGCTCGCTTCTCGCTGCGGCCTTCGGCCTTTACGCGATCTCGCCGCGCCTGCTCGAACCCCTATGTCGACGGGCCGGCCTTGAAGTGCGCCGATGGGACCACGTCTTCGCCGGCAGCGTCATGGCGCTCCTGTTCTTCGTCATCATTGGGATCGGCATCGTCGGGGAGACGTTGTACAACTACGAGTCGATCGACCGGCTCGGAAAGACCTTCGACGACCTTACGCTACCGTCCGCGACCGGCATCGTCGTCGCGCTCATGTTCAACTTCATCCTGTACATGGTCCCGGTCGTCGTGTGGGTCGGACTCGTGGACGGAAAACCGGGGCTCGGTACGGTCGGGGCACTAGGCCTTGCCACAGACCGCCTCCCGAACCGCGTGTTCCTCGGCGTCGCGACGACCCTCCTCATCTTCGGCGCGTTGGGCGTCATCGGGCTCTTCTTGTTCGGCTACGGCATCGAAGCGCCCACGAACCCGCGAGCCCTCCAGATCGCCTCCGCGTTGGACCTTCGCACGGCGTTTCTCGTCGCGGCCTTCGCAAGTGTAGGCGAGGAACTCTTCTTTCGGGGGTTCCTCCAACCCCGGATCGGCCTTTGGGGCCAAGCCGTGCTTTTCGGCCTGGCGCACGCAAGCTACCTCAACGTCCTCCAAGTGCTAGTGACATTCGCCCTAGCCGTCGTCTACGGCTTGATCCGGAGGCGGACCGGGGACGTCATCGCGCCCATCGTCTCTCATTTCCTCTTCGACTTCCTGATGATCGTCCTCGTCATCTACGCCGGCCAACCGAGTCCACCTCCACCGCAACTTGCCTGGCCTTAG
- a CDS encoding type II toxin-antitoxin system HicB family antitoxin yields the protein MKFTVVLEEAAEGGYIVQCVEIPGAISQGETVDEALANAADAIKEILSVRRADAKRVAEIQHGTLATVEVDA from the coding sequence ATGAAATTCACGGTGGTCCTCGAAGAAGCAGCCGAAGGGGGTTACATAGTCCAATGCGTGGAAATCCCCGGCGCAATATCCCAAGGCGAAACCGTCGACGAGGCGCTCGCCAACGCGGCAGACGCGATCAAGGAGATCCTTTCCGTCCGTCGTGCCGACGCCAAGCGTGTGGCAGAGATCCAGCACGGCACCTTGGCGACGGTCGAAGTGGATGCATAG
- a CDS encoding Fic family protein, translated as MESSLFLLEKSEKARRLDAGVPSDRLSLRVRQTLYQYALIRNGWGTTNIDAGPIELARVEELYRTYKAGAVRPGRVLPTEVEVLNYFRLVEDLPRASFPLSKDDLRQLHREYFAGVPLQNDAKPGQWKTQDNVVVGPHGVLETTPKERVQKDLDELLTWLNGPSQNLPVLARSAYFFHEFQRIHPFGDGNGRLGRLATLTVLAIGGLPNIRYCPIDDTINEDRGEYYAGLEEADVGRPERWANYFASTVVDGYVRIHLLGDRLQRIPPNLEAGGQELLEWVYIHKAASFRFREARVFFPGASDKTVQRRLRDLEGLGLVKRSGRGEATRYAVASLHEVRRPTSD; from the coding sequence TTGGAATCCAGCCTATTCCTTCTCGAGAAAAGCGAAAAAGCCCGCCGGTTGGACGCGGGGGTCCCCAGCGATCGCCTCAGTCTTCGCGTCCGCCAAACCCTCTACCAATACGCACTCATCCGCAATGGGTGGGGAACGACCAACATCGACGCCGGACCGATCGAGCTTGCCCGCGTCGAGGAACTTTACCGAACCTACAAAGCCGGAGCGGTGAGACCCGGCCGCGTTCTCCCAACGGAGGTCGAAGTCCTGAACTACTTCCGTCTCGTCGAAGACCTTCCACGCGCGTCGTTTCCCTTGAGCAAGGATGACCTGCGCCAATTACATCGAGAATATTTCGCGGGCGTCCCCCTCCAAAACGACGCGAAACCCGGCCAATGGAAAACGCAGGACAATGTGGTCGTCGGACCCCACGGCGTCCTCGAGACCACGCCAAAGGAACGCGTCCAAAAAGACCTGGACGAACTCCTCACATGGCTCAACGGCCCGTCCCAAAATCTACCCGTACTCGCGCGCTCTGCCTACTTCTTCCACGAATTCCAACGGATACATCCTTTCGGCGATGGAAACGGGCGTCTCGGCCGGCTTGCGACCCTTACGGTGCTCGCGATCGGTGGCCTCCCGAACATCAGGTACTGCCCGATCGACGACACCATCAACGAGGACCGAGGGGAGTATTACGCTGGGCTCGAGGAGGCCGACGTTGGCAGACCAGAACGCTGGGCCAACTACTTCGCCAGTACAGTGGTCGACGGATACGTAAGGATCCATTTGCTTGGCGACCGCCTCCAACGGATCCCTCCGAATCTCGAGGCTGGGGGACAAGAACTTCTGGAATGGGTCTACATCCACAAGGCGGCATCCTTCCGATTCCGAGAGGCACGTGTCTTCTTTCCAGGAGCGAGCGACAAGACCGTCCAACGCCGCCTGAGGGATCTCGAAGGGCTGGGCCTGGTCAAGAGATCGGGGCGAGGGGAAGCTACCAGATATGCTGTCGCGTCCCTTCACGAGGTCCGTCGGCCGACCAGCGACTAG
- a CDS encoding TraB/GumN family protein, producing the protein MPACSPRGAIGIIVKHDNITLIGTAHVSQKSVDEVNATIEAEAPDIVAVELDELRHKALTDKQRWQETPLMEMMKGGRSYYLLASAFLASYQRRIAREAGVEPGAEMLAAVNKAQEKGMRVELADRDISITLKRAWGRMGFIEKLKIGWEFMKAATGAGDEAVDVEGLMEEDALTLMMDELSHHAPSVTEVLVKERDAYLAGKILAAAKGGKVVAVLGAGHLKGVKAHLENPAGIPRPEDLTSIPKPKFAWGKFIGSALVLLIVGLIVYAGYQGVQSGNFDKLQEALIQYVLITGLLAALGAALALAHPYSIVAAFVGAPFAVIHPLIASGWISGYVEAMVRKPTMKDYEGLAEMESLRDFYKNRVTRVLLVAAFTNIGAMVASVIVVPALLKVVVG; encoded by the coding sequence TTGCCAGCGTGTAGTCCGCGCGGTGCAATAGGGATAATCGTCAAGCACGACAACATCACGCTCATCGGGACGGCGCACGTCTCCCAGAAATCGGTCGACGAGGTGAACGCGACCATCGAGGCGGAGGCGCCCGACATAGTCGCCGTCGAACTTGATGAATTGAGGCACAAGGCCCTTACCGACAAGCAGCGCTGGCAGGAGACGCCGCTCATGGAGATGATGAAGGGCGGGCGCTCCTACTACCTCCTCGCATCCGCCTTCTTGGCAAGCTACCAGCGCAGGATCGCGCGTGAGGCCGGCGTCGAACCAGGCGCGGAGATGCTTGCAGCGGTGAACAAGGCGCAGGAGAAGGGGATGCGCGTGGAACTTGCGGATCGCGACATCTCGATAACGTTGAAGCGCGCCTGGGGCAGGATGGGTTTCATCGAGAAACTCAAGATCGGTTGGGAGTTCATGAAGGCCGCCACCGGCGCCGGGGATGAAGCCGTGGACGTGGAGGGCCTCATGGAAGAGGACGCACTCACTTTGATGATGGATGAACTCTCCCACCACGCGCCGTCCGTGACCGAGGTCTTGGTGAAGGAGCGGGACGCCTACCTGGCAGGAAAGATCCTTGCCGCGGCCAAGGGCGGAAAAGTCGTTGCAGTCTTGGGCGCCGGCCACTTGAAGGGCGTCAAGGCCCATCTTGAGAACCCGGCCGGGATACCGCGGCCAGAAGACCTCACAAGCATCCCAAAGCCGAAGTTCGCGTGGGGAAAGTTCATCGGATCGGCGCTTGTCCTCCTTATCGTGGGACTCATCGTCTACGCCGGTTACCAGGGGGTCCAAAGCGGGAACTTCGACAAGCTCCAGGAAGCGCTCATACAATACGTCCTTATCACGGGCCTCCTCGCCGCCCTCGGCGCGGCTCTCGCTCTTGCCCACCCGTATTCCATCGTTGCAGCCTTCGTCGGCGCCCCCTTCGCCGTCATCCATCCTCTCATCGCGTCGGGCTGGATCTCGGGTTACGTGGAGGCGATGGTCCGAAAACCCACCATGAAGGACTACGAGGGGCTCGCCGAGATGGAAAGTCTCCGCGACTTCTACAAGAACCGCGTGACGCGAGTCCTGCTCGTGGCCGCCTTCACCAACATCGGCGCAATGGTCGCAAGCGTGATAGTCGTGCCGGCGCTTCTCAAGGTCGTGGTCGGATGA
- a CDS encoding class II fumarate hydratase, translated as MKENVTGKGVVRKEKDSLGEVSVPADAYWGAQTQRAVENFPVSGTTMPSSFIHALGLVKLACARVNRKRGRLDGKLADGIEKAAREVWEGKLDAQFPIDVFQTGSGTSSNMNANEVIASRANEILGGKRGDKSPVHPNDHVNMGQSSNDIIPTTLHVAGAIMVEKDLLPSLRHLHSALAKKSRDFDDVIKIGRTHLMDAVPIRLGQEVSGWASQVEHSIERVEATLPHLRELAVGGTAVGTGLNTAPDFGSDVAKEISDLCGLKFVEARNHFEAQGAQDGVLWSSAALNSTAASLMKVANDIRLLASGTQAGLGEIMLPALQPGSSIMPGKVNPVIPEAVIQVCAQVHGCHVVVTQGAQWGQLDLNTMLPVISSNYLFSIGILSNASRVLADKCVSGMEANRERCASYIEFSVSMATALAPRIGYDKAAEIAKASVKEKKTVREMAYKMSGLTKTEVDTLLDPKAQTEAKWTGAGSGG; from the coding sequence ATGAAGGAGAACGTGACGGGGAAGGGCGTAGTCCGCAAGGAAAAGGATTCCCTCGGCGAGGTGTCGGTGCCGGCCGACGCGTATTGGGGCGCGCAGACGCAGCGCGCCGTCGAGAACTTCCCGGTGAGCGGCACGACGATGCCATCGTCCTTCATCCACGCGCTTGGACTCGTGAAGTTGGCGTGTGCCCGCGTGAACCGGAAGCGCGGTCGCCTTGACGGCAAACTCGCGGACGGGATCGAGAAGGCGGCGAGGGAGGTCTGGGAAGGCAAACTCGATGCCCAGTTCCCGATCGACGTGTTCCAGACCGGAAGCGGCACCTCGTCGAACATGAACGCGAACGAGGTGATCGCTTCGAGGGCGAACGAGATCCTCGGCGGGAAGCGCGGTGACAAGTCGCCGGTCCACCCGAACGACCACGTGAACATGGGCCAATCCTCGAACGACATCATACCGACGACCCTCCACGTCGCGGGCGCAATCATGGTGGAGAAGGACCTCCTCCCGTCACTGCGGCACCTCCACTCGGCCCTGGCCAAGAAGTCCCGTGACTTCGACGATGTGATCAAGATCGGTCGCACGCACCTGATGGATGCGGTGCCGATCCGGCTCGGCCAGGAGGTGTCTGGCTGGGCAAGCCAGGTCGAGCACTCGATCGAACGCGTCGAGGCGACGCTTCCACACCTACGCGAACTCGCGGTCGGTGGCACGGCCGTGGGAACGGGACTCAACACGGCGCCAGATTTCGGCTCCGACGTCGCAAAGGAGATCTCCGACCTTTGCGGGCTCAAGTTCGTCGAGGCGAGAAACCACTTCGAAGCGCAGGGAGCACAAGATGGCGTCCTCTGGAGTTCCGCCGCGCTGAACAGCACTGCGGCGAGCCTCATGAAGGTCGCAAACGACATCCGGCTCCTTGCCTCGGGCACCCAGGCGGGGCTTGGTGAGATAATGCTTCCAGCCCTTCAGCCTGGCTCCTCCATCATGCCCGGCAAAGTCAATCCTGTGATTCCGGAAGCGGTCATCCAGGTGTGCGCGCAGGTCCACGGCTGCCACGTCGTCGTGACGCAGGGCGCCCAATGGGGGCAACTCGACCTCAACACGATGCTTCCCGTCATCTCCTCCAATTACCTCTTCAGCATCGGGATCCTCTCGAACGCGTCCCGTGTCCTTGCGGACAAGTGCGTCTCAGGTATGGAGGCGAACCGCGAACGCTGCGCCAGTTACATCGAGTTCAGCGTCTCGATGGCCACGGCACTAGCCCCGAGGATCGGGTACGACAAGGCAGCGGAGATAGCGAAGGCATCCGTCAAGGAAAAGAAGACCGTGCGCGAGATGGCCTACAAGATGAGCGGACTCACAAAGACCGAGGTCGACACGTTGCTCGACCCCAAGGCCCAGACGGAGGCCAAGTGGACGGGCGCGGGAAGCGGCGGATAG